From Verrucomicrobiota bacterium, a single genomic window includes:
- a CDS encoding helix-turn-helix transcriptional regulator: protein MAATAITRLLTRLKDLRAHHNLTQEAFSELSGISYKYYQAIEAGRKKDLRLSTLERLAKTYGIEVHQLISPDLPKTSVGKIRSRVSKGKRG, encoded by the coding sequence GTGGCAGCTACCGCAATCACACGGCTCTTGACCCGGTTAAAAGACCTCAGAGCGCACCATAACCTGACCCAGGAAGCGTTCTCCGAGTTGAGCGGGATTTCCTACAAGTACTACCAGGCCATTGAAGCCGGTCGAAAAAAGGATTTGCGGCTGTCCACCCTGGAGCGGCTGGCGAAAACCTACGGAATCGAGGTCCATCAACTCATTTCGCCCGACTTGCCGAAAACCAGCGTAGGGAAAATCCGCAGCCGGGTTTCCAAGGGCAAACGGGGCTGA